A genomic window from Desulfurispora thermophila DSM 16022 includes:
- the rpmG gene encoding 50S ribosomal protein L33, translating into MRVGVTLACTECKRRNYTTTKNKKNDPGRIELKKYCRFCQTHTLHKETR; encoded by the coding sequence GTGCGGGTAGGTGTTACGCTGGCCTGCACGGAGTGCAAGCGCCGGAACTATACAACCACCAAGAACAAAAAGAACGATCCGGGCAGGATTGAACTGAAAAAATACTGCCGGTTCTGTCAAACACACACGCTGCATAAAGAAACCCGCTAG
- the secE gene encoding preprotein translocase subunit SecE, translating to MMALLKKGDKRAGDGGAAVKSLRERAITKVPAKKEGTGKLEEARKYIRSVVNEMKKVHWPTRRETITYTSVVLVAVIIVGALIWIFDSLLSRLLQLIIT from the coding sequence ATGATGGCTCTGTTGAAAAAAGGTGATAAAAGAGCCGGTGACGGAGGCGCGGCCGTCAAGTCGCTGCGGGAACGGGCTATTACAAAGGTGCCGGCCAAAAAAGAGGGGACCGGCAAGCTGGAAGAAGCGCGCAAATATATCCGCAGTGTGGTAAATGAAATGAAGAAAGTGCACTGGCCTACCCGGCGGGAAACCATCACTTACACCTCGGTCGTATTGGTGGCGGTGATCATTGTCGGAGCGCTCATCTGGATTTTTGACTCACTTTTGAGCAGGTTGCTCCAGCTGATCATTACCTGA